A stretch of Sulfurimonas xiamenensis DNA encodes these proteins:
- a CDS encoding SIR2 family protein, with product MDKHIKSIIEANNDNRLAIFVGAGVSKSSDTFSNKMPLWNNIIDELKNDLEGTGEQDYLKLAQLYYLEFGEYLYYDKLKKLFNTTLEPSNIHKLIFEIRPQCVITTNWDKLLDKTVADNAFMYDVIVSDKDLVKSTTQKKLIKMHGDFEHHNIVFKEDDYLNYTYDFPLIENFIKSVLSTHTVLFIGYSYGDYNLKQITKWIQSFSKVKPPAYLLSLNHNKSEIKYLENHGITSLVLDDEINDKNKRVENFLTRIKTQYQESKYINDGDIINYFYDKLLPFDNLNTLLPEQIQKIFKKIYLNYQEKFIVLNFINLNNSDIYYKNFQIFLSALDKNEIDDKFLKEYKYKLDKVFEILSKAGIGGIMINDKEYYPFTCELYSGTSINNILEFKFETNTAKNDLEKAFILYQLGNNEDSYYFYEDILKQCLKSKNYITLFLSMFNRNTLLKHLKYDFKIDYKKYQDILEYDIEEKYDDVPNNVKKAISPIIAIFKDFNFIYSFAFNISSLLKAKENSKRTVESGGTVFSSNSSEAEIRHKNLLYFVLGNGFAIEKYTEFKTIIEYFINISITRQVQESDIVLNKLELYSSIKYIKENDLKIIFEPYLKKESEKRLVIDNALEEYLFNSLHNITKHIEAEETKIFPTFEEYWKKTVFLLSISKINQNRLDSIIDNFMTILNLSKNSISVYQSINAFLAYQYNLYQSTIDDNRLINLLEILLNKIICKNYNGHELIAIKNNYISNLYGVLKINKDAIFSNNILVDKLILELNSWTNEQKIEISKYFLISLFYISSTLIKKKIKKFISDIKYESIEDNYEKLDFELFLLSNDFVSIDIQKLITSIDIEIEKYRDGKSMSTALYTLKQRLEYLTKQKNIVEFESLLNELIQLIYNFESKNNNSFF from the coding sequence ATGGATAAACATATAAAGAGTATCATTGAAGCAAATAATGACAATAGGCTTGCTATATTTGTTGGTGCCGGTGTTTCAAAAAGTTCTGATACCTTCAGTAACAAAATGCCATTATGGAACAATATTATTGATGAACTAAAAAATGATTTAGAAGGAACAGGGGAACAAGATTATTTAAAACTTGCACAGCTATACTATTTGGAATTTGGAGAATATTTATATTATGATAAATTAAAAAAACTCTTTAATACTACCTTAGAGCCATCAAATATTCATAAACTTATATTTGAAATAAGACCTCAATGTGTAATTACTACAAATTGGGATAAACTACTTGATAAAACCGTAGCTGATAATGCTTTTATGTATGATGTGATTGTTTCAGATAAAGATTTAGTAAAATCCACAACACAAAAAAAACTAATAAAAATGCATGGTGATTTTGAACATCATAATATCGTATTTAAAGAAGATGATTATTTAAATTATACATATGATTTTCCATTGATAGAAAACTTTATTAAAAGTGTATTATCAACTCATACTGTATTATTTATTGGATATTCATATGGTGATTATAATTTAAAACAAATAACTAAATGGATTCAATCATTTTCAAAAGTAAAGCCACCTGCCTATTTACTTAGCTTGAATCATAATAAAAGTGAAATTAAGTATTTAGAAAACCATGGAATAACTTCTCTAGTTTTGGACGATGAAATAAATGATAAAAATAAAAGAGTAGAAAATTTTTTAACTAGAATAAAAACTCAATATCAGGAATCAAAATATATTAATGACGGTGATATTATTAATTATTTTTATGACAAGCTATTGCCTTTTGATAATTTAAATACTTTATTGCCTGAGCAAATTCAAAAAATATTTAAAAAAATCTATTTAAATTACCAAGAAAAATTTATAGTCTTAAACTTTATAAATTTAAATAATTCTGATATATATTATAAAAACTTCCAAATTTTTTTAAGTGCTTTAGACAAGAATGAAATAGATGATAAGTTTTTAAAAGAGTACAAATATAAACTGGATAAAGTATTTGAAATTTTATCTAAGGCTGGTATTGGTGGGATAATGATTAATGATAAAGAATATTATCCTTTTACTTGTGAGTTGTATAGCGGAACCAGTATAAATAATATATTGGAATTTAAGTTCGAAACTAACACTGCAAAAAATGATTTAGAAAAAGCATTTATCCTTTATCAACTGGGCAATAATGAAGACTCTTATTATTTTTATGAAGATATTTTAAAACAATGTTTAAAATCCAAAAATTACATAACACTGTTTTTATCAATGTTTAATAGAAATACATTATTAAAGCATTTGAAGTACGATTTTAAAATTGATTACAAAAAGTATCAAGATATTTTAGAATATGACATTGAAGAAAAGTATGATGATGTTCCCAATAATGTGAAGAAAGCCATATCTCCGATCATTGCAATATTTAAAGATTTTAACTTTATATATAGTTTTGCATTTAATATATCTTCACTTTTAAAAGCAAAAGAAAATTCTAAAAGAACAGTTGAAAGTGGTGGTACAGTCTTCTCAAGTAATTCATCAGAAGCTGAAATTAGACATAAAAACTTATTGTATTTTGTCTTAGGAAATGGTTTTGCTATAGAAAAATATACTGAATTTAAAACAATTATAGAGTATTTTATAAATATATCCATAACAAGACAAGTTCAAGAAAGCGATATAGTTTTAAACAAGTTAGAACTTTATTCTTCTATCAAGTATATAAAAGAGAATGATTTGAAGATAATTTTTGAACCTTATTTAAAAAAAGAATCTGAAAAAAGATTAGTGATAGATAATGCTTTAGAGGAATATTTATTTAATAGTTTACATAACATTACAAAGCACATAGAAGCAGAGGAGACAAAGATTTTTCCAACTTTTGAGGAATATTGGAAAAAAACTGTATTTTTATTATCTATTTCAAAAATTAATCAAAATAGACTAGATTCAATTATAGATAATTTCATGACTATTTTAAATCTATCTAAAAATTCTATTTCTGTGTATCAATCAATTAATGCATTCTTAGCTTATCAATATAATTTATACCAATCTACAATTGATGACAACAGATTGATTAATTTATTAGAAATACTTTTAAATAAAATTATTTGTAAAAACTATAATGGGCATGAACTTATAGCAATTAAAAATAATTATATAAGTAATTTATATGGTGTCTTAAAAATTAACAAAGATGCTATTTTTAGTAATAATATCTTAGTTGATAAACTAATTTTAGAGCTTAATAGTTGGACAAATGAACAAAAAATTGAAATATCAAAATATTTTTTAATAAGTTTATTCTATATTTCAAGTACTTTAATCAAGAAGAAAATAAAAAAATTTATTAGTGATATAAAATATGAGTCTATTGAAGATAATTATGAAAAACTCGATTTTGAATTGTTCTTATTATCTAATGATTTTGTGAGTATAGATATACAAAAATTAATAACAAGCATTGACATAGAAATAGAAAAGTATAGAGATGGAAAATCGATGTCAACAGCTTTATATACTTTAAAACAAAGGTTGGAGTATTTAACAAAACAAAAAAATATTGTTGAATTCGAATCTTTATTGAATGAACTGATACAACTAATTTACAACTTTGAATCAAAAAACAATAATTCTTTTTTTTAG
- a CDS encoding type I restriction endonuclease subunit R, producing the protein MGKFTEEKLELAFIELLDEQGISYQYGKDIQRGDSEVLLVDDLRAYLASRYKSDNITQSEITQIIRKLESYPASDLYDTNKSIMKLVSDGFIFKREDANQKDIYVEFIDYDDVQNNNFKIINQLEITGYEKRIPDGILYINGMPLVVFEFKSAIREDATIHNAFVQLTTRYRRDIPELFKYNAFCVISDGVNNKAGSFFAPYEFFYSWRKITGDEVEVDGIASLHSMIQGMFNKERLVDIIHNFIYMPDKSKKEEKIVCRYPQYYATRKLYENIKEHQKPHGDGKGGTYFGATGCGKSFTMLYLTRMLMKSVHFSSPTIILITDRTDLDVQLSSQFSNAKGFIGDDGIVSVESREDLRQRLSGRESGGVFLTTIHKFTEDLEILSRRSNIIVISDEAHRSQINLDQKVKVTKDGVKKTYGFAKYLHDSLPNATYVGFTGTPIDATLDVFGAVVDSYTMTESVRDEITVRIVYEGRAAKVLLDNAKLQEIEEYYDECAELGANEHQIDESKKVMANMNAILGDPDRIKALAKDFVEHYEKRVSEGATLKGKALFVSSSRHIAYALFQELIALRPEWNEQRVCDEAVVLSDKEKKEILPLERLKMIMTRNPDDEKELYDALGTKEYRKMLDTQFKNEKSNFKIAIVVDMWLTGFDVPFLDTIYIDKPIQQHNLIQTISRVNRKYAGKDKGLVVDYIGIKTAMNKALKQFSQIDSQNFEDINASIVAVKDQLDLLAKLFYRFDKSLYFKGTPTQQLECLNLASEFVQLTKELETRFMYVVKRLKSAYDICCGSEAFSENEKDHIHFYLAVRSIVAKLTRGEAPDTAQMNAKVAQMISEALKSDGVEEIFKLGSEDEAQIDIFDEDYINKIEKIKLPNTKIKLLQQLLAKALEEFSRVNKVKGVEFSKKFTALVEKYNERKEEDVLVSNVLNDFTDEIIDLYHELRKEKESFGDMGIDFEEKAFYDILKAIAHKYDFDYPEDKLIMLAKELKKAVDDKSKYTDWNIREDIKAELKVDLIMLLAKHGYPPITKDEVFKEIFEQAENFKRFRK; encoded by the coding sequence ATGGGTAAATTTACAGAAGAGAAACTAGAACTGGCATTTATAGAGCTACTTGATGAACAAGGCATAAGCTATCAGTACGGCAAAGATATACAAAGAGGTGATAGTGAAGTACTTCTAGTAGATGATTTGAGAGCTTATCTAGCTTCTAGGTATAAAAGCGATAATATCACACAAAGTGAAATCACTCAAATTATTCGTAAGCTAGAATCATATCCTGCAAGTGATCTCTACGATACAAACAAATCTATCATGAAGCTTGTTTCTGATGGGTTTATATTTAAAAGAGAAGATGCAAATCAAAAAGATATCTATGTAGAGTTTATAGACTATGACGATGTACAAAATAACAATTTTAAAATAATTAATCAGCTTGAAATAACAGGCTACGAAAAACGAATCCCTGATGGCATACTGTATATAAACGGTATGCCATTGGTAGTGTTTGAGTTTAAAAGTGCCATAAGAGAAGACGCTACCATACACAATGCTTTTGTGCAGCTCACCACAAGATACCGCAGGGACATCCCAGAGCTTTTTAAGTACAACGCTTTTTGTGTCATAAGTGACGGAGTAAACAACAAAGCAGGCTCCTTTTTTGCTCCCTATGAGTTTTTTTACTCTTGGAGAAAGATTACAGGCGATGAAGTAGAGGTTGATGGGATTGCATCGCTTCACAGTATGATTCAAGGTATGTTTAACAAAGAACGCCTTGTAGATATTATCCATAACTTTATCTACATGCCCGACAAATCAAAAAAAGAGGAAAAGATAGTTTGCCGCTATCCTCAGTACTATGCTACTAGAAAGCTCTACGAAAATATCAAAGAGCATCAAAAACCTCATGGTGACGGTAAAGGCGGTACATACTTTGGTGCTACTGGGTGTGGCAAGAGCTTTACCATGCTTTACCTCACGCGAATGCTTATGAAAAGCGTACATTTCTCTAGCCCTACCATCATACTTATTACCGATAGAACCGACTTGGATGTGCAATTAAGCAGCCAGTTTTCAAATGCCAAAGGTTTTATTGGTGATGATGGCATAGTAAGCGTAGAGAGTCGTGAAGATTTAAGGCAAAGACTAAGCGGTCGTGAAAGTGGCGGAGTCTTTTTGACTACCATTCATAAATTTACCGAAGATTTAGAGATACTTAGCCGGCGTTCAAACATCATAGTCATATCTGATGAAGCACACAGAAGCCAGATAAATCTAGACCAAAAAGTAAAAGTGACAAAAGACGGCGTAAAGAAAACTTATGGTTTTGCAAAGTACTTGCACGATTCACTTCCAAATGCTACTTATGTTGGCTTTACAGGAACACCTATTGATGCTACGCTTGATGTCTTTGGTGCTGTGGTAGATAGCTATACCATGACGGAATCGGTACGAGATGAAATTACCGTAAGAATTGTTTATGAGGGAAGAGCCGCAAAGGTCTTACTTGATAATGCAAAGCTTCAAGAGATAGAAGAGTACTATGATGAGTGTGCAGAGCTTGGAGCAAACGAACACCAAATAGATGAGAGCAAAAAAGTGATGGCGAACATGAATGCCATTCTTGGAGACCCAGACCGCATAAAAGCTTTGGCTAAAGACTTTGTAGAGCATTATGAAAAAAGAGTGAGCGAAGGGGCAACACTTAAGGGTAAAGCTCTTTTTGTATCAAGCAGCAGACATATTGCATACGCACTTTTTCAAGAGCTTATTGCCCTACGACCTGAGTGGAATGAACAACGAGTATGTGATGAGGCTGTTGTGCTAAGTGATAAAGAGAAAAAAGAGATACTTCCGTTAGAACGACTCAAAATGATTATGACTCGAAATCCAGATGATGAAAAAGAGTTGTATGATGCGCTTGGAACAAAAGAGTATAGAAAAATGCTCGATACACAGTTTAAAAATGAAAAATCAAATTTTAAAATTGCTATAGTTGTAGATATGTGGCTTACGGGGTTCGATGTGCCATTTTTAGACACCATCTATATAGACAAACCCATACAGCAACACAATCTCATCCAAACTATCTCTAGGGTAAATAGAAAATATGCAGGTAAAGATAAGGGGCTTGTAGTTGATTATATCGGTATTAAAACCGCTATGAACAAAGCACTTAAACAGTTCTCACAAATAGATAGCCAAAACTTTGAAGATATAAACGCTTCTATTGTGGCAGTAAAAGACCAACTCGATTTATTGGCGAAGTTATTTTATAGATTTGATAAAAGCCTTTATTTTAAAGGGACACCGACCCAGCAACTAGAGTGCTTAAATCTTGCCAGTGAGTTTGTACAGCTTACAAAGGAGTTAGAAACTCGTTTTATGTATGTAGTCAAAAGACTTAAATCTGCTTACGATATTTGTTGTGGGAGTGAAGCGTTTAGTGAGAATGAAAAAGACCATATTCACTTTTATTTGGCTGTTCGTTCTATTGTAGCAAAACTTACTCGTGGTGAAGCTCCTGATACTGCTCAAATGAATGCAAAAGTGGCACAGATGATTAGTGAAGCTCTTAAAAGTGACGGGGTAGAAGAGATATTTAAACTAGGAAGTGAAGACGAAGCTCAAATAGATATTTTTGATGAAGATTATATCAACAAGATAGAGAAGATAAAGTTACCAAATACGAAAATAAAACTACTCCAGCAGCTTCTGGCAAAAGCACTTGAGGAGTTCAGCCGAGTAAACAAAGTAAAAGGCGTAGAGTTTTCCAAAAAATTTACTGCTCTTGTTGAGAAGTATAATGAACGCAAAGAAGAAGATGTACTAGTGAGTAATGTTTTAAATGATTTCACTGATGAGATTATCGATCTTTATCACGAACTGCGAAAAGAGAAAGAGTCTTTTGGTGATATGGGAATAGACTTTGAAGAGAAAGCTTTTTACGATATATTGAAAGCGATAGCACATAAATATGATTTTGATTACCCTGAAGACAAACTCATTATGCTTGCCAAAGAGCTAAAAAAAGCTGTTGATGATAAAAGTAAATATACCGATTGGAATATAAGAGAAGATATAAAAGCAGAACTAAAAGTTGATTTGATTATGCTGTTAGCAAAACACGGTTATCCACCGATTACAAAAGATGAAGTGTTTAAAGAGATATTTGAACAGGCTGAGAATTTTAAAAGGTTCAGAAAATAA
- a CDS encoding Fic family protein, whose translation MSSTPPYTITSKILKLSTRISEELTKLQFNKASKVNPMLRKKNRIKTLAGTLEIEGNFLGEEKITAILDGKKVLGTVKEVAEVNGAIKAYERLDEYKYDELDDLFLAHKILMGEILSSAGSFRGVNVQVGEHIAPQPSMVNDLMTNLFAWLKNSDEHMLLKSCIFHYEFEFIHPFSDGNGRIGRLWQSVILNSFNPIFSLLPTESIVRDHQEEYYKAIENSTELGESTPFIEFMLEMILQSMQKVKNDVPINVPKDVPIKRLNKIIELVIENRDITIAQLANMLEVSDKTIKRDIAKLKEQNRLTRVGSLKSGHWEIYHG comes from the coding sequence ATGAGTAGCACCCCACCATACACAATAACCTCAAAAATACTAAAACTCTCAACTCGTATTAGCGAAGAGCTGACAAAGCTTCAATTCAACAAAGCATCTAAAGTAAACCCAATGCTTAGAAAAAAGAACCGCATCAAAACCTTAGCAGGTACTTTGGAGATAGAAGGAAACTTTCTTGGTGAAGAGAAGATCACAGCTATTTTGGACGGTAAAAAAGTTTTAGGTACTGTAAAAGAAGTTGCAGAAGTAAATGGAGCTATAAAAGCTTATGAGAGACTTGATGAGTACAAATACGATGAGTTAGACGATCTATTTCTTGCACACAAAATATTGATGGGTGAGATATTGTCGTCTGCTGGGAGCTTTAGAGGTGTAAATGTACAAGTGGGTGAACATATCGCCCCACAGCCTAGCATGGTAAATGACTTGATGACAAACCTTTTTGCATGGCTAAAAAACAGTGATGAGCATATGCTTTTGAAGTCGTGTATATTTCACTATGAGTTTGAGTTTATACATCCGTTTTCAGATGGAAACGGTAGAATCGGAAGACTTTGGCAAAGTGTTATCTTAAACAGCTTTAATCCTATTTTTTCACTTCTACCGACAGAGAGTATAGTAAGAGATCATCAAGAAGAGTACTATAAAGCTATAGAAAACTCAACTGAGTTAGGAGAAAGCACACCATTTATAGAGTTTATGCTTGAGATGATATTGCAATCCATGCAAAAAGTAAAAAATGATGTCCCTATAAATGTCCCTAAAGATGTCCCAATAAAAAGGCTGAATAAAATAATTGAACTTGTCATTGAAAATAGAGATATCACAATAGCACAACTTGCAAATATGTTAGAAGTGTCTGACAAAACAATCAAAAGAGATATAGCAAAACTAAAAGAGCAAAATAGACTTACAAGAGTCGGAAGTCTAAAATCGGGGCACTGGGAAATATATCATGGGTAA
- a CDS encoding restriction endonuclease subunit S, giving the protein MRSNYKRLGQFIQQVSVKNINLEVDNLLGVSITKKFIPSIANTIGTDMSTYKIVKKNQFTYGSITSRNGDKISVALLEDDEAIVSTSYTVFEVTKQDELLPEYLMMWFRREEFDRYARYMSHGSTREAFGWDEMCEVELPIPSIEKQREIVKEYHTIVDRIKLNEQLNQKLEETAQSIYKEWFVNFDSTEAIKLDEYINFNPKHTIKKEQLTSYVEMADVQEDAMSLKNIIKRPFTSGSKFKNRDTLLARITPCLENGKTAFVTGLEENEIAFGSTEFIVMRAKKDISPYWVYCLAREENFKSYAISSMIGSSGRQRVHSDYLKEYEMSIDINKMDVFHKIAKPIFENIYFKAKENKHLEILKETLLSKMATIKG; this is encoded by the coding sequence ATGAGATCAAACTATAAAAGGCTAGGACAGTTTATACAGCAAGTAAGTGTAAAAAACATTAATCTAGAAGTTGATAATCTTCTGGGTGTAAGTATCACTAAAAAATTTATTCCTTCTATTGCCAATACTATCGGCACAGATATGTCAACATATAAAATAGTGAAAAAAAATCAATTCACATACGGCTCGATAACTTCACGAAATGGAGATAAAATATCTGTAGCACTACTTGAAGATGATGAGGCGATAGTTTCTACATCGTACACAGTATTTGAAGTTACAAAGCAAGATGAACTGCTCCCTGAATACCTCATGATGTGGTTTAGAAGAGAAGAGTTTGATAGATATGCCAGATATATGTCACATGGAAGTACAAGAGAAGCTTTTGGCTGGGATGAGATGTGTGAAGTAGAACTACCCATACCATCCATAGAAAAACAGCGAGAAATAGTAAAAGAGTACCACACCATTGTAGATAGAATCAAACTAAATGAACAACTGAACCAAAAACTAGAAGAGACCGCACAAAGCATCTACAAAGAGTGGTTTGTAAATTTTGATTCTACTGAAGCGATTAAACTTGATGAATATATTAATTTTAATCCAAAACATACAATAAAAAAAGAACAATTAACAAGTTATGTTGAAATGGCTGATGTACAAGAAGATGCAATGAGCTTAAAAAATATAATAAAAAGACCTTTTACAAGTGGTTCAAAATTTAAAAACCGAGACACCTTATTAGCAAGAATAACGCCATGTTTAGAGAATGGAAAAACTGCTTTTGTAACTGGGCTTGAAGAAAATGAAATAGCCTTTGGTTCAACAGAATTTATTGTAATGAGAGCAAAAAAAGATATTAGTCCGTATTGGGTTTATTGTTTAGCAAGAGAAGAAAACTTTAAATCATATGCAATAAGCAGTATGATTGGATCATCAGGTAGACAAAGAGTACACAGTGATTATTTAAAAGAGTATGAGATGTCTATAGATATTAATAAAATGGATGTATTCCATAAAATAGCAAAACCAATATTTGAGAATATTTATTTTAAAGCAAAAGAAAATAAACATCTTGAAATTTTGAAAGAAACTTTACTTTCAAAAATGGCAACTATTAAGGGGTAA
- a CDS encoding AlbA family DNA-binding domain-containing protein: MNSITNLINQGESKTLEFKESLPKNDSIAKTAIAFSNTSGGKLIIGVNDAREIVGIDDENIYELQDKIASIIFDNCTPNILPEIYTLNIDGKLLLVIEVFRGNLMPYYLKSEGKNSGTYLRIGATNRKADFEHIVELERQKRHIGYDEEVNYDVALDTLDLSPLHSRFATLGKTLDDKKLHNLRLLKTEHGTTYPTNALLILLGKFENCTVKCARFKGTTMEIFIDKKEYSGDIFSVLENTQNFILNHINLRGEIKGLYRTDSYEIPQVALREALINALIHRDYINKGRDIKVGIYDDIVNIVSPGSFPNTITSQDIANGRSEARNKVLANIFKELGLIEQWGSGINRIKTICTTEGLKEPKIEEQNDFVDVELFRPQNTEMDDKVSDTALKPSENRRIPSDCSEQEKAIIEYLLENQTIKSKQVEELLGIKESRTRELLKNMTHKKLISKLGSGRNTHYKAVSDE; this comes from the coding sequence ATGAATAGCATTACAAACCTAATAAACCAAGGTGAGAGCAAAACCCTAGAGTTTAAAGAGAGCTTGCCAAAAAACGACTCTATTGCCAAAACCGCTATAGCTTTTTCAAATACAAGTGGTGGCAAGCTTATCATTGGGGTGAATGATGCAAGAGAGATAGTCGGCATAGATGATGAAAACATCTATGAGCTTCAAGATAAAATAGCCTCTATTATCTTTGACAACTGCACACCAAATATCTTGCCAGAGATCTATACCCTCAATATTGATGGCAAACTACTGTTGGTTATAGAAGTTTTTAGAGGTAATCTGATGCCGTACTACTTAAAAAGTGAGGGCAAAAACAGCGGTACATATTTACGCATAGGGGCGACCAATAGAAAAGCAGACTTTGAGCATATAGTAGAGTTAGAGCGACAAAAACGACACATAGGTTACGATGAAGAAGTAAACTATGATGTAGCCCTAGACACGCTTGACTTAAGCCCTTTACACTCACGCTTTGCTACTCTTGGCAAAACTCTTGATGATAAAAAGCTACACAATCTCAGACTACTCAAAACAGAACATGGAACCACCTACCCGACAAACGCACTCTTGATACTTTTAGGTAAGTTTGAAAACTGTACGGTCAAGTGTGCTAGGTTTAAAGGCACGACGATGGAAATTTTCATCGACAAAAAAGAGTATAGCGGTGATATTTTTAGTGTGCTTGAAAATACGCAAAACTTCATCTTAAACCATATAAATCTAAGAGGTGAAATAAAAGGACTTTACAGAACTGACTCTTATGAGATTCCACAAGTAGCTTTAAGAGAGGCACTGATAAACGCCCTCATTCACAGAGACTACATCAACAAAGGTAGAGATATAAAAGTAGGCATCTATGATGATATTGTCAACATCGTATCCCCTGGAAGTTTTCCAAACACCATTACATCCCAAGATATAGCGAACGGCAGAAGTGAAGCGAGAAACAAAGTACTAGCAAATATTTTCAAAGAGCTAGGGCTAATCGAGCAGTGGGGAAGTGGCATAAACAGAATAAAAACTATTTGTACTACCGAAGGGCTAAAAGAGCCAAAAATAGAGGAGCAAAATGATTTTGTGGATGTAGAACTTTTCCGTCCGCAAAACACTGAGATGGATGATAAAGTGTCGGATACCGCCCTTAAACCGTCGGAAAACCGTCGGATACCGTCGGATTGCTCAGAGCAAGAAAAAGCAATAATTGAATATCTTCTTGAAAATCAAACTATCAAGTCAAAACAAGTAGAAGAACTACTTGGTATAAAAGAGAGTAGAACAAGAGAACTACTTAAAAATATGACCCATAAAAAGCTCATAAGCAAGCTAGGAAGCGGAAGAAATACGCACTATAAGGCAGTAAGCGATGAGTAG
- a CDS encoding type I restriction-modification system subunit M produces the protein MAKEKKQKSMEETLWESANKLRGSVESSEYKHIVLGLIFLKFVSDTYEERREQLIAEGKEAFVDMVEFYTMENVFYLPEESRWSYIKRNAKQDDIALKIDTALSHIEKTNKSLKGALPDNYFSRLGLDASKLSALIDTINNINTIADKGHDIVGRVYEYFLSKFAIAEGKGKGEFYTPKSIVNLIANMIEPYKGKIYDPACGSGGMFVQSVKFIDAHNGNKKDISVYGQEYTATTYKLAKMNLAIRGISANLGDVPADTFFKDQHKDLKADFIMANPPFNQKDWRGTNELLDDPRWAGYDTPPTSNANYAWILNMVSKLSVNGVAGFILANGALSGGGEEYKIRKKLIENDLVEAIVILPRNLFYTTDISVTLWILNANKKQREFEQNGKTKVHRNRIDEILFMDLRQKGVPFEKKFTQFDEETIEEVTTTYHTWQSDKEAYHDIAEYCKSASKDEVIAKDYSLVPSKYIEFVNRDENIDFDTKMATLQSEFAELLKEEEKSKKELLEVFKELGYEIKL, from the coding sequence ATGGCAAAAGAGAAGAAACAAAAAAGTATGGAAGAGACTCTTTGGGAGAGTGCAAACAAACTCAGAGGCTCTGTCGAGTCAAGCGAATACAAACATATAGTTTTAGGACTTATTTTTTTAAAGTTTGTAAGTGATACTTACGAAGAACGCAGAGAACAGCTCATAGCTGAAGGCAAAGAGGCATTTGTCGATATGGTAGAGTTTTACACCATGGAAAATGTCTTTTACCTGCCCGAAGAATCACGCTGGAGCTACATAAAACGAAATGCTAAACAAGATGACATAGCCCTTAAAATAGACACCGCCCTCTCTCACATAGAAAAAACCAACAAATCGCTCAAAGGGGCATTGCCCGACAACTACTTCTCAAGGCTTGGGCTTGATGCAAGTAAGCTCTCCGCACTTATAGACACCATCAACAACATAAACACCATAGCAGACAAAGGTCACGATATAGTCGGGCGTGTATATGAGTACTTTTTGAGTAAGTTTGCCATAGCGGAGGGCAAAGGCAAAGGAGAGTTTTACACTCCAAAGTCCATAGTAAACCTTATAGCAAATATGATAGAACCCTACAAAGGCAAGATATACGACCCTGCATGTGGAAGCGGCGGTATGTTTGTACAGTCTGTTAAGTTTATAGATGCTCACAACGGAAACAAAAAAGACATTTCAGTCTATGGTCAAGAGTACACGGCAACTACTTACAAACTAGCAAAGATGAACTTAGCTATCAGAGGAATCTCTGCCAACCTCGGCGATGTACCTGCTGACACATTTTTTAAAGACCAACACAAAGACCTAAAAGCTGACTTCATCATGGCGAACCCGCCATTTAACCAAAAAGATTGGAGAGGTACAAACGAACTGCTCGATGACCCACGATGGGCGGGATACGACACTCCACCAACATCCAACGCCAACTACGCTTGGATACTAAACATGGTATCAAAACTCTCTGTAAACGGTGTAGCTGGCTTCATCCTTGCAAACGGAGCACTTAGTGGTGGCGGTGAAGAGTACAAAATACGAAAGAAACTTATAGAAAATGATTTGGTAGAGGCTATAGTGATTTTACCTAGAAATCTTTTCTATACCACAGACATAAGCGTAACACTTTGGATACTCAATGCGAATAAAAAGCAAAGAGAATTTGAGCAAAATGGTAAAACTAAGGTTCATCGTAACAGAATAGATGAGATACTCTTTATGGACTTAAGACAAAAGGGAGTGCCGTTTGAGAAAAAGTTTACACAGTTTGACGAAGAGACCATCGAAGAAGTAACGACAACTTATCATACATGGCAAAGTGACAAAGAAGCTTACCACGATATAGCAGAATACTGTAAAAGTGCATCAAAAGATGAAGTGATAGCAAAAGACTACTCACTAGTTCCTAGCAAATATATAGAGTTTGTAAACAGAGATGAAAACATAGACTTTGATACAAAAATGGCTACACTGCAAAGTGAATTTGCAGAGCTACTAAAAGAGGAAGAAAAGTCAAAAAAAGAGCTGCTAGAAGTATTTAAAGAGTTGGGTTATGAGATCAAACTATAA